The segment GCGGCATGCATTTCGACTGGTCGAAAACGCATGTCACGCCCGAACTGATCGCCGATTTCGTCGCGCTCGCCGAAGAGACCGGTCTTGCGGCTGCGCGCGAGGCGCTTTTCTCCGGCAAGACCATCAACCAATCCGAAGGGCGCGCCGCGGAGCATACCGCCGAGCGTGGCGAGGGCGCGCCCGACAGCGTGGCCCAGGCGCGCTTCTTCCATGCCCGCATGCGCGCGATCATTGATGCGATCGAGGCGGAGGCGCTGGGGCCGGTGCGCCATATCCTCCATGTCGGCATTGGCGGTTCGGCGCTGGGCCCCGCGCTGCTCGTCGACGCGCTTGGCCGCGATGCCGGCCGGTATGACGTGGCTGTCGTCTCCAATGTCGACGGCGTGGCGCTTGAGGATGCGTTCCGCAAATTCGATCCTTCCGCGACGCTCTTGGTGGTTGCGTCGAAAACCTTCACCACGCGCGAAACCCTGCTCAACGCGGCGAGCGCGCTCGAATGGCTGGCCGATGGCGGCGTCGAGGATCCTTACGGCCAGGTCATCGCGCTCACCGCCGATCCCGACCGCGCGGTGGAATGGGGCGTCGACGAAACGCGCGTTCTGCCCTTTTCCGAAACCGTGGGCGGGCGTTTCTCGCTCTGGTCGTCGATCGGCTTTCCGGCAGCGCTCGCGCTGGGGTGGACGCAGTTCGAGGAACTGCTCGAAGGCGCCGCCGAAATGGATCGGCATTTCCGGCTCGCGCCGCTCGATCACAACGCGCCAGTGCTCGCGGCCTTTGTCGATCAATATTACGCGCGGCTGCAGGGGGCGACCACCCGTGCGGTGTTCGCCTATGATGAACGGCTGAAGCTGCTGCCCGATTATCTTCAGCAACTGGAGATGGAATCGAACGGCAAGAGCGTCCGTATCGACGGAAAGCCCGTCGAGGGGCCCTCCGCGCCGATCACCTGGGGGGGCGTTGGCACCGATGCCCAGCACGCGGTTTTCCAGTTGCTGCATCAGGGCACGCATTTCGTGCCGGTCGAATTCCTGGCGTCGATCGAACCGGGGCACGGGCTGGACGAGGCGCATCACCGCCACCTGCTCACCAACTGCTTCGCGCAGGGCGCGGCGCTGATGACGGGGCGGGCCAATGACGATCCCGCGCGCGCCTATCCGGGGGATCGCCCGTCGAGCACCATATTGCTCGACCAGCTCGATGCCCGCACGCTCGGCGCGCTTATCGCCTTTTACGAGCACCGCACCTTCACCAACGCCGTTCTGCTCGGGATCAACCCGTTCGATCAGTTCGGCGTGGAGCTGGGCAAGGAGATTGCCCGGTCGATCGAGGGCGCCGATATCCAGCATTTCGATCCGTCGACCCGTTCGTTGATCGAACGCGCCTTCGGCTGAGGCGATTTCAGTGATGCGGAAAAGGCGTTTGTCTGTTCCGCATCCGCTGCCTACATCGCGACAGGATGAAACTGGCCGTCGCGTGCCGCGTGCGGCCGTGTGCAATGGATAAGGATGGAACATGCCCGGCTTCGACTATGATCTTTTCGTGATTGGAGCCGGGTCGGGCGGTGTCCGGGCCTCGCGCATTGCGGCCGCGCACGGCGCCAGGGTGGCGGTGGCCGAGGAATACCGCGTCGGCGGCACCTGCGTCATTCGCGGCTGCGTGCCCAAGAAGATGCTCGTTTACGGCGCGCATTTCGCCGAGGATTTGGAAGATGCTCGCCGGTTCGGCTGGGATGTCGGCGAACCCAAATTCGACTGGGCAACGCTGCGCGACAATGTGCTCGCCGATGTCGATCGGCTGAACTGCGCCTATACGGATACGCTCAACAACAACAAGGTCGAGATTATCCTCGAGCGCGCGACCATTGCGGGCCCCAACGCGGTGCGCCTTGCCTCCGGCCAGACGGTGACCGCAGGCAAGATCCTGATCGCGACGGGCGCCTGGCCGATCATTCCGGATGTGCTGGGGGCGGAACATGGCATCACCTCGAACGAGGTGTTCCATCTGGAAGAACTGCCGCGCCGTGTCGTGATCGCCGGGGGCGGCTATATCGCCAATGAATTTGCGGGCATCCTGCACCAGTTTGGCAGCCATGTGACCATCGTCAATCGATCGGACACCATCCTGCGCGGCTATGACGAGCAGATCCGCGACCGATTGCTTCAGATTTCGATGACCAAGGGCATCGAATTCCGCTTCAACGCGCCGTTCGAAAAGATAGTGAAGCAGGAGGATGGCTCGCTCCGCATCTTCCTGAAGGGCTGCGAGCCAATCGAGGCCGATGCGCTGCTGTTCGCAACGGGGCGCCGCCCGCATACCGAGGGACTTGGCCTCGAAAATGCCGGCGTCGCGGTAAACGAAAAGGGCGCGATCGTGGTCGGTGCGGACAACCGCACAAGCTGTGACAGCATCTACGCGGTGGGCGACGTTACCGACCGTATCCAGCTGACCCCGGTCGCGATCCGCGAGGGGCAAGCCTTTGCCGACAGCGTGTTCGGGGGCACGCCGCGCCAGGTCGATTACAGCTGCATTCCCTCAGCCGTGTTCAGCCATCCGCCGATCGCGGGTGTGGGGATGACCGAGGGCGAGGCGCGCGAGAAAATCGGCGAGATTGCGGTCTATCAGTCGGATTTCCGACCGATGAAGAACGTCCTTGCCGGTCGCAACGAACGCTCGCTCTACAAGATGATCTGCAATGCCGAGACGGGCGTGGTCGTCGGGCTCCACATGATCGGCCCCGATGCGCCCGAGATCCTTCAGGCAGCGGCGATCGCGGTGAAGGCGAAACTCACGAAGCAGGCGTTCGACGACACCGTCGCGCTCCACCCGAGCATGGCGGAAGAATTGGTGCTGATGCGCTAAGATGCGTCCGGGCGCCCAAGCTTAAAGCCCGGGCGCCTGGTACAGCATCAGGCGACGCGGTTGGCAACGAGATCGTCGACGACCGAGGGGTCGGCCAGCGTCGAGGTGTCGCCCAGCGACGACATATCGCCCTCGGCGATCTTGCGCAGGATGCGGCGCATGATCTTGCCCGAGCGCGTCTTGGGCAGGCCGGGCGCGAACTGGATCGCGTCGGGCGTCGCGATCGGACCGATTTCGGTGCGGACCCATTGCTTCAGAGCGGCGCGCAGTTCTTCGCTCGGCGACACATTGGCGTTGAGCGTGACATAGGCATAGATGCCCTGGCCCTTGATGTCGTGCGGCATGCCGACGACCGCGGCCTCGGCGACATCGGCGTGAAGCACGAGCGCGCTTTCGACTTCGGCGGTGCCCATGCGGTGGCCGGACACGTTGATCACGTCATCGACGCGGCCCGTGATCCAGTAATAGCCATCCTCGTCGCGGCGGCAGCCGTCACCGGTGAAATATTTGCCGCGATAGGTGGTGAAATAGGTTTCGAAGAAGCGCGCATGATCGCCCCAGACGGTGCGCATCTGCCCGGGCCAGCTGCGCGCGATCGCCAGATTGCCCTCGGCCGGACCTTCGAGAAGATTGCCCTCGGCATCGAGCAGTTGCGGATCGACGCCGAACATCGGCTTGCTGGCCGAGCCCGGCTTCAGCGCGACGGCACCGGGCATCGGCGCAATCATCGCGCCGCCGGTTTCGGTCTGCCACCAGGTGTCGACGATCGGGCAGCGGCCTTCGCCGACCACGTCATGATACCAGCGCCATGCCTCGGGATTGATCGGTTCGCCGACCGATCCAAGCAGCTTCAGCGACTTGCGGCTTGTCCGCGTCACATAATCATCGCCTTCCTTCATCAGCGCGCGCAACGCCGTGGGGGCGGTGTAGAGAATCTCGACCTGATGGCGGTCCGCCACTTCCCAGATGCGCGAGGGCGTCGGCCAGTTGGGCAGGCCTTCGTACATCAGCGTGGTCGCGCCGTTCGCAAGCGGGCCATAGACGATATAGCTGTGGCCGGTGACCCAGCCGATATCGGCCGCGCACCAATAGGTCTGGCCTGGGCGATAGTCGAAATAGAGTTCGTGCGTGAGGCTGGCCCAGAGCAGATAGCCGCCGGTGGTGTGCAGCACGCCCTTGGGTTTTCCGGTCGAACCCGAGGTGTAGAGGATGAAGAGCGGGTCTTCGGCGCCCATCGGCTCGGGCGCGCACTGTGCGGGGACGTTGGCCGCCGCGTCGTGATACCAGATGTCGCGGCCGTCCTGCATGGCGACGTCGCCGCCGGTTGCCTTTACGACGATCACCTTGCTGACGCTGGTGCAATGTTCGAGCGCGGCGTCGACATTGACCTTGAGCGGGACGCGCTTGCCGCCGCGACGGCCTTCATCGGCGGTGATGACGATATTGGAATCGCAGTCGGTGATGCGCCCGGCAAGGGCTTCGGGCGAGAAGCCGCCAAAGACCACCGAATGGATCGCACCGATGCGCGCGCAGGCGAGCAGCGCGAAGGCGGCCTCGGGGATCATCGGCATGTAGATGGTGACGCGGTCGCCCTTGCGCGCGCCGGCTTCCTTCAGCACGTTGGCGAAGCGGCAAACCTCTTCATGCAACTGGCGATAGGTGAAGCTGCGCGACGCTTCATCGGGGCTGTCGGGTTCCCACAGGATAGCGACGGTGTCGGCCTTGTCCTTCAGGTGCCGGTCGATGCAGTTCGCGGTGACGTTGAGCTTGCCGTCGGCGAACCAGCGGATGTGGAAATCTTCTTCGTTGAAGGACCAGTCACCAGCGATCTCGGGACGCTTGATCCAGTCCAGCCTTTTGGCCTGTTCGAGCCAGAAGCTGCCGGGATCGGCGAGCGAAAGGCCGTACAGCTTGGCATATTTGTTCTCGTCGACATGGGCCTTGGCTGCCCATTCGGCGGGGACTGGAAACAACTCCTGCTCTGACATCCGATTCTTCTCCTTGTGGAGCGATGTTTGACGGAGGTCCGCCAAGCAACGCAACCCCCGATTGGACTAGACCCGATCGGATTTGGGGCGTTGCGCGACGATGCGCCGCTGCTACAAAACCGCAAAACGAAAGGAAGTTCAGTCTTATGCCGTCCGGATTGGCTGCGTTGCTTGATGATGTCGCTGCGATTGCCAAGGTGGCGGCCGCATCGCTGGACGATGTGACGGCGGCGGCCGGCAAGGCGGGGACGAAGGCCGCCGGTGTCGTGATCGACGATACCGCGGTGACCCCGCAATATGTGACCGGTTTCACCCCTGACCGCGAACTGCCGATGATCTGGCGTATCGCGCTGGGATCGCTGCGCAACAAGCTGCTGTTGCTGCTGCCCGCCGCGATCGCGCTGAGCATGTTTGCGCCCTGGGCGATCACGCCGATCCTGATGGTGGGCGGCGCCTATCTGTGTTTCGAGGGCGCAGAAAAACTGATCGAGGCCATGGGCGGCGGGCACGGCAAGGATGCGGACGAGGACGGGGCGGGGGACCCCGCGCATCTTGAGGAGCAGAAGGTGTCGGGCGCGATCCGGACCGACCTGATCCTGTCGGCCGAGATCATGGCGATCACGCTGGCCGAGGTGGCGGACCGCTCGCTCGGCATGCAGATCGGCGTGCTCGCGGCCGTCGGGATCATCATCACGCTCGCGGTGTACGGCGTGGTCGCGTTCATCGTGAAGATGGACGATATCGGGCTGCACTTCGCGCGCAAGGACGGTGCGTTGATCCAGGCGACTGGGCGGATGCTGGTGCGCGGCATGCCGCATCTGCTGACGACGCTTTCGGTGGTCGGTCTGGCCGCGATGATCTGGGTCGGTGGTGGTTTCATCGTCCACGGGCTGGGCGAGTTCGGGCTGCACGGGGTGGAGGAACTGATCCACGGCGCGCAGCATCATGCGGCGGCCGCAATGCCGTTTGCCGAGGGCGTCGTGTCGTGGACCGTGGGGGCGATCGGCGCCGGGATCGTCGGCCTGATCGTGGGCCTGATCGTCGCGCTTGTGGTCAAGCGCTTTCACTAAAGCGCCCGCGTTAGCTGACGCGGTAGGGGACGATATCGCGCCGGTCGGGATCGATGCGGATCGCCCGGTCGGCGGGCGGAAAGGCGCGCTGATCGCAATCGGTGCGCGGGCAAAGGCGGCATGAGATGCCAATGGGTGTCGCGCTTGCCTCGGGCCGCGTATCGATGCTGTCGGCATAGATGAAATCGCCCGCATGCTCGACCTCACAGCCTAGCGCGACCGCGTAGCGGCGCGGCGAGCGGGCATAGCTACCCGAGGGTTTGACCAGCCCCTTGGCCATCTGGACGTAGCGTAGCCCATCGGGCGTTTCGGCGAGCTGGACGAGGATGCGATCGGGAATGGCGACCGCCTCGTGGACGTTCCACAAGGGGCAGGCCCCGCCGAAGCGCGCGAACTGGAGGCGGGTGGCGGAGTGGCGCTTGGTGATGTTGCCCGCCATGTCGACGCGGCAGAAGAAGAAGGGAATGCCGCGCGCGCCGGGGCGCTGGAGCGTCGACAAGCGGTGGCAGGCCTGTTCGAAGCTGACGAGGAAGCGCTGGCAGAGCCGGTCGATATCGTGGCGGAGCATCCGCGCGGCGCCGCGAAAGCGTTCATAGGGCATGAGCAGCGCGCCGGCGGCATAGTTGGCGAGCCCGACCGAGAGCAGGCGCCGCGCCTCGGTGGTGCGCAGCCGGGCGGCATCGGCGATCAGATCGATCTCGGCTTCCATTTCCAACGCAATCAATTGATGCGCGAGGAGGAAGCGCCGGCTGGCGGCGGGCGCCCCCCCGAAGAGGCGGAGCCGGCGGTGGCTGCGATCCAGCTCACGCAAGGGCGCCTCGGGCGCGTAAGCGGCCTTTTCGACGAGGATTCCGTAGCGTTCTTGAAGATGATGGGCGAGATCATCTTCGGTCAGGATATGTTCGGGCCCCTGGCCGAGCGCGGCGGCCAGCGCCTCTGCCCGGCGATCGAGCAGGTCGACATAATTACCCGCCTCATGAAACCAATCGCGCGTTTCTTCCCACGGAAGGCGGCCGCCGCCGGAGACGCCCGTTGAGATGCTTTCTTCCATCATCTGCAACCGTTCCTCGGCGCGGCGATAGGCGGTGTGGAGCGTGAGGAAGC is part of the Sphingomonas sp. C3-2 genome and harbors:
- the pgi gene encoding glucose-6-phosphate isomerase produces the protein MTSTSSAWGRLQAAQRLPLSALFAAHPDRLSRFTLDECGMHFDWSKTHVTPELIADFVALAEETGLAAAREALFSGKTINQSEGRAAEHTAERGEGAPDSVAQARFFHARMRAIIDAIEAEALGPVRHILHVGIGGSALGPALLVDALGRDAGRYDVAVVSNVDGVALEDAFRKFDPSATLLVVASKTFTTRETLLNAASALEWLADGGVEDPYGQVIALTADPDRAVEWGVDETRVLPFSETVGGRFSLWSSIGFPAALALGWTQFEELLEGAAEMDRHFRLAPLDHNAPVLAAFVDQYYARLQGATTRAVFAYDERLKLLPDYLQQLEMESNGKSVRIDGKPVEGPSAPITWGGVGTDAQHAVFQLLHQGTHFVPVEFLASIEPGHGLDEAHHRHLLTNCFAQGAALMTGRANDDPARAYPGDRPSSTILLDQLDARTLGALIAFYEHRTFTNAVLLGINPFDQFGVELGKEIARSIEGADIQHFDPSTRSLIERAFG
- the gorA gene encoding glutathione-disulfide reductase, translating into MPGFDYDLFVIGAGSGGVRASRIAAAHGARVAVAEEYRVGGTCVIRGCVPKKMLVYGAHFAEDLEDARRFGWDVGEPKFDWATLRDNVLADVDRLNCAYTDTLNNNKVEIILERATIAGPNAVRLASGQTVTAGKILIATGAWPIIPDVLGAEHGITSNEVFHLEELPRRVVIAGGGYIANEFAGILHQFGSHVTIVNRSDTILRGYDEQIRDRLLQISMTKGIEFRFNAPFEKIVKQEDGSLRIFLKGCEPIEADALLFATGRRPHTEGLGLENAGVAVNEKGAIVVGADNRTSCDSIYAVGDVTDRIQLTPVAIREGQAFADSVFGGTPRQVDYSCIPSAVFSHPPIAGVGMTEGEAREKIGEIAVYQSDFRPMKNVLAGRNERSLYKMICNAETGVVVGLHMIGPDAPEILQAAAIAVKAKLTKQAFDDTVALHPSMAEELVLMR
- the acs gene encoding acetate--CoA ligase, whose translation is MSEQELFPVPAEWAAKAHVDENKYAKLYGLSLADPGSFWLEQAKRLDWIKRPEIAGDWSFNEEDFHIRWFADGKLNVTANCIDRHLKDKADTVAILWEPDSPDEASRSFTYRQLHEEVCRFANVLKEAGARKGDRVTIYMPMIPEAAFALLACARIGAIHSVVFGGFSPEALAGRITDCDSNIVITADEGRRGGKRVPLKVNVDAALEHCTSVSKVIVVKATGGDVAMQDGRDIWYHDAAANVPAQCAPEPMGAEDPLFILYTSGSTGKPKGVLHTTGGYLLWASLTHELYFDYRPGQTYWCAADIGWVTGHSYIVYGPLANGATTLMYEGLPNWPTPSRIWEVADRHQVEILYTAPTALRALMKEGDDYVTRTSRKSLKLLGSVGEPINPEAWRWYHDVVGEGRCPIVDTWWQTETGGAMIAPMPGAVALKPGSASKPMFGVDPQLLDAEGNLLEGPAEGNLAIARSWPGQMRTVWGDHARFFETYFTTYRGKYFTGDGCRRDEDGYYWITGRVDDVINVSGHRMGTAEVESALVLHADVAEAAVVGMPHDIKGQGIYAYVTLNANVSPSEELRAALKQWVRTEIGPIATPDAIQFAPGLPKTRSGKIMRRILRKIAEGDMSSLGDTSTLADPSVVDDLVANRVA
- a CDS encoding DUF808 domain-containing protein — protein: MPSGLAALLDDVAAIAKVAAASLDDVTAAAGKAGTKAAGVVIDDTAVTPQYVTGFTPDRELPMIWRIALGSLRNKLLLLLPAAIALSMFAPWAITPILMVGGAYLCFEGAEKLIEAMGGGHGKDADEDGAGDPAHLEEQKVSGAIRTDLILSAEIMAITLAEVADRSLGMQIGVLAAVGIIITLAVYGVVAFIVKMDDIGLHFARKDGALIQATGRMLVRGMPHLLTTLSVVGLAAMIWVGGGFIVHGLGEFGLHGVEELIHGAQHHAAAAMPFAEGVVSWTVGAIGAGIVGLIVGLIVALVVKRFH
- a CDS encoding helix-turn-helix domain-containing protein, yielding MAKRLGLSVSYLSQLENDDRPMTRAVLAAIGRHFPLELDIFQSDDPERRFAATRDALGDPLFSDSSISEDSLHRLIEQQPDFADRFLTLHTAYRRAEERLQMMEESISTGVSGGGRLPWEETRDWFHEAGNYVDLLDRRAEALAAALGQGPEHILTEDDLAHHLQERYGILVEKAAYAPEAPLRELDRSHRRLRLFGGAPAASRRFLLAHQLIALEMEAEIDLIADAARLRTTEARRLLSVGLANYAAGALLMPYERFRGAARMLRHDIDRLCQRFLVSFEQACHRLSTLQRPGARGIPFFFCRVDMAGNITKRHSATRLQFARFGGACPLWNVHEAVAIPDRILVQLAETPDGLRYVQMAKGLVKPSGSYARSPRRYAVALGCEVEHAGDFIYADSIDTRPEASATPIGISCRLCPRTDCDQRAFPPADRAIRIDPDRRDIVPYRVS